A genomic stretch from Glaciecola nitratireducens FR1064 includes:
- the cysE gene encoding serine O-acetyltransferase, producing the protein MFSRIREDIKSVFHRDPAARNTMEVLFNYPGLHAIWMHRVSHKLWQWKLYWVARFLSNISRFLTGIEIHPGAQLGRRVFIDHGMGVVIGETAIVGNDVTLYHGVTLGGTSWKAGKRHPTLEDNSVVGAGAQVLGPITVGKNARIGSNSVVVRDVPENATCVGIPGRNLLQKQKSEEASSETKQKRQVIAKKYGFDAYAVSEENPDPVANAMGIMLEHVHQMDTKVEEMCKVIQSLGGDVCSDSIPKLGVKDFADTGISPVLKKAAVDAFDPHI; encoded by the coding sequence ATGTTTAGTAGAATTCGTGAAGATATTAAAAGTGTATTTCATCGAGACCCTGCCGCCAGAAATACAATGGAGGTACTATTCAATTATCCTGGTTTGCACGCAATTTGGATGCATCGTGTAAGCCACAAGCTATGGCAGTGGAAACTCTATTGGGTAGCGCGCTTCTTATCAAACATTTCTCGCTTTTTAACTGGTATTGAAATTCATCCGGGTGCACAGCTTGGTCGCAGAGTTTTTATCGATCACGGTATGGGTGTAGTAATTGGCGAGACAGCCATCGTTGGTAACGATGTAACGCTATACCATGGTGTTACCTTAGGCGGGACAAGTTGGAAAGCGGGTAAACGCCATCCAACATTGGAAGACAACTCTGTCGTAGGTGCAGGTGCACAAGTACTCGGCCCTATTACTGTGGGTAAAAATGCCAGGATAGGATCGAACTCAGTTGTAGTCAGAGACGTTCCAGAAAATGCTACTTGCGTTGGGATCCCTGGGCGTAATTTGTTGCAGAAACAAAAGAGTGAAGAAGCAAGCTCTGAAACAAAGCAAAAGCGCCAAGTCATCGCAAAAAAATATGGCTTTGATGCATACGCAGTGAGTGAAGAAAACCCCGATCCAGTTGCTAACGCAATGGGCATTATGCTCGAACATGTGCATCAAATGGACACTAAAGTAGAAGAGATGTGTAAGGTGATACAATCACTCGGTGGAGATGTGTGCAGTGACTCAATTCCTAAGCTTGGCGTTAAGGACTTTGCCGATACGGGTATTTCCCCTGTGCTTAAAAAGGCAGCAGTAGACGCTTTTGACCCGCATATTTAA
- the iscR gene encoding Fe-S cluster assembly transcriptional regulator IscR has product MKLTSKGRYAVTAMLDVALHSRKGPVPLADISERQEISLSYLEQLFARLRKEQLVSSVRGPGGGYKLGRAANDIAIGDVIRAVDESVDATRCQGKADCQGGERCLTHTLWQDLSVRISQFLNGITLGELMTKNEVKEVADRQDLTKASAKNIVSDIEISMQL; this is encoded by the coding sequence ATGAAGCTGACATCAAAAGGTCGTTACGCGGTTACTGCAATGCTCGACGTTGCTCTACATTCGCGCAAGGGGCCCGTGCCGTTGGCCGATATTTCGGAACGCCAAGAAATTTCGTTATCTTATTTAGAACAATTGTTTGCTCGCTTGCGCAAGGAGCAGCTAGTGTCTAGTGTCAGAGGTCCTGGCGGTGGTTATAAACTAGGACGCGCAGCAAACGACATCGCCATAGGCGACGTCATTCGCGCTGTCGATGAGTCAGTTGACGCAACACGGTGCCAAGGAAAAGCAGACTGCCAAGGCGGTGAGCGTTGTTTGACACACACACTTTGGCAAGATCTTAGCGTTAGGATCAGTCAGTTTCTCAATGGCATTACTCTTGGCGAGTTAATGACAAAAAATGAAGTAAAAGAGGTAGCCGACCGACAAGACCTTACAAAGGCATCGGCGAAAAACATAGTGAGCGACATTGAAATCAGTATGCAACTTTAA
- a CDS encoding IscS subfamily cysteine desulfurase: MSNIKLPIYLDYSSTTPVDPRVAEKMKDCLTKEGNFGNPASRSHYFGWVAEEAVDIARNQIADLVNADPREIVFTSGATESNNLAIKGAATFYQERGKHIITLKTEHKAVLDSTRQLEREGFEVTYMMPEPNGLVDLDKLQAEMRDDTILISIMHVNNEIGVIQDIAAIGQICRERKIIFHVDAAQSTGKIPIDLQELNVDLMSFSAHKTYGPKGIGALYVSRKPRVRIEAQMHGGGHERGMRSGTLATHQIVGMGEAFRLAKEEMATENERIKMLRDKLYNGVKDIEAVYLNGDADHRVAHNLNVSFAYVEGESLIMALKDIAVSSGSACTSASLEPSYVLRALGLTDELAHSSIRFSIGRFTTEEEIDYVTNLIRSAIDKLREMSPLWDMYKEGIDQSTVERAAH; encoded by the coding sequence ATGAGTAATATTAAATTACCAATCTATTTAGATTATTCGTCGACCACACCAGTTGACCCTCGTGTCGCCGAAAAAATGAAAGACTGCCTAACAAAAGAAGGCAATTTCGGTAACCCAGCCTCACGTTCTCACTATTTTGGTTGGGTAGCGGAAGAGGCGGTAGACATTGCGAGAAATCAAATTGCGGACCTAGTGAATGCAGACCCACGTGAAATCGTATTTACATCAGGCGCTACAGAATCGAACAATTTAGCAATCAAAGGTGCCGCAACGTTTTATCAAGAGCGTGGCAAGCACATCATTACCTTGAAGACTGAGCATAAAGCTGTGTTGGACTCGACCCGACAGCTTGAGCGTGAAGGTTTTGAAGTAACTTACATGATGCCTGAACCAAATGGTTTAGTAGATTTGGACAAGCTTCAAGCTGAAATGCGAGACGACACCATTCTTATCAGCATCATGCACGTGAACAATGAAATTGGTGTGATTCAAGATATTGCTGCTATCGGTCAGATATGCCGCGAACGTAAAATCATATTCCATGTTGATGCAGCGCAAAGCACAGGTAAAATTCCAATTGATTTACAAGAATTAAACGTTGATTTAATGTCTTTTTCTGCACACAAAACATATGGTCCTAAGGGGATTGGCGCACTTTACGTGTCGCGTAAGCCAAGAGTAAGAATTGAAGCTCAAATGCATGGCGGTGGGCACGAGCGTGGAATGCGCTCAGGCACACTGGCAACTCATCAAATCGTTGGGATGGGAGAAGCTTTCCGCTTAGCCAAAGAAGAGATGGCGACTGAAAACGAACGTATAAAAATGTTACGTGACAAGCTCTACAACGGCGTAAAAGATATCGAGGCAGTTTATTTAAACGGTGATGCCGACCATCGGGTTGCTCATAACCTGAATGTAAGTTTTGCATACGTCGAGGGTGAATCGTTGATAATGGCACTGAAAGACATTGCCGTATCTTCAGGTTCAGCATGCACTTCTGCAAGCCTAGAGCCCTCTTATGTGCTGCGGGCACTTGGTCTTACTGATGAATTAGCTCATAGCTCAATTCGCTTTAGTATTGGTCGGTTCACTACTGAAGAAGAGATTGATTATGTGACTAATCTTATTCGCAGCGCTATCGACAAGTTGCGTGAAATGTCGCCACTTTGGGATATGTATAAAGAGGGAATCGATCAAAGTACTGTTGAGCGAGCTGCACACTAA
- the ndk gene encoding nucleoside-diphosphate kinase — MALERTFSIIKPDAVAKNVIGAIYNRFESAGLRIVASKMVHMSKEQAEGFYAEHSERPFFGALVSFMTSGPVMVQVLEGDNAVVKNREIMGATNPAEAAAGTLRADYAESIDENACHGSDAPESASREIAYFFSDEEICPRTR, encoded by the coding sequence ATGGCTTTAGAACGTACTTTCTCGATCATCAAACCTGACGCAGTAGCGAAAAATGTTATCGGCGCAATCTACAACCGTTTTGAAAGCGCAGGCTTACGCATTGTTGCTTCAAAAATGGTCCACATGAGCAAAGAACAGGCTGAAGGCTTTTACGCTGAACATAGCGAACGTCCTTTCTTTGGCGCTCTTGTTAGCTTCATGACATCTGGTCCAGTGATGGTTCAAGTGCTTGAAGGCGACAACGCTGTTGTTAAAAATAGAGAAATCATGGGTGCAACTAACCCGGCAGAAGCTGCTGCTGGCACTTTACGTGCTGATTATGCAGAATCTATCGACGAAAACGCTTGTCATGGTTCAGATGCACCAGAGTCAGCATCTCGCGAAATAGCTTACTTCTTCTCTGACGAAGAAATTTGCCCACGCACACGTTAA
- a CDS encoding bifunctional tRNA (adenosine(37)-C2)-methyltransferase TrmG/ribosomal RNA large subunit methyltransferase RlmN, translating into MKKVNLLNFDRQGLRDYFASINEKPFRADQLMKWIYQAGESDFDAMTNMNKDLRAKLKNYCVIEAPVISEHQQASDGTIKFAMLLEGGQEVETVWIPETDRATLCVSSQVGCALECTFCSTAQQGFNRNLSIAEIIGQVWRVATFIGMSKDTSKRPITNVVMMGMGEPLLNLKNVVPAMRIMLDDYGFGLSKRRVTLSTSGVVPALDMLGDQIDVALAISLHAPDDKLRDEIVPVNKKYPIEEFLAGVRRYLAKSKANQGKVTVEYVMLNHINDSTDQAHALAKVLADTPCKINLIPFNPYPGSPYTCSSNSRMDRFSKVLMDYNFTVVIRKTRGDDIDAACGQLVGDVVDRTKRLLKKQMNGKPISVRMTQ; encoded by the coding sequence ATGAAAAAAGTCAATTTATTGAATTTTGATCGCCAAGGTTTGCGTGACTATTTTGCTTCAATCAATGAAAAGCCATTCAGAGCTGACCAACTGATGAAATGGATATATCAAGCGGGTGAATCTGATTTCGACGCGATGACCAATATGAATAAAGACTTGCGCGCAAAGTTGAAAAACTATTGTGTGATTGAAGCGCCTGTAATTTCAGAGCATCAGCAAGCATCCGATGGCACCATTAAGTTTGCAATGTTATTGGAAGGGGGGCAGGAGGTTGAAACGGTATGGATCCCAGAAACTGATCGCGCGACGCTTTGCGTTTCTTCCCAAGTAGGCTGTGCATTAGAGTGCACATTTTGTTCAACCGCTCAGCAAGGTTTCAATCGCAACCTATCTATTGCTGAAATAATCGGGCAAGTTTGGCGCGTTGCTACCTTTATAGGCATGTCTAAAGACACATCAAAACGGCCGATTACCAATGTTGTGATGATGGGAATGGGTGAGCCGTTGCTCAACCTGAAAAACGTCGTTCCTGCAATGCGCATTATGCTTGATGACTATGGCTTTGGTCTATCAAAACGCAGAGTGACACTCAGTACCTCAGGTGTGGTCCCTGCGTTGGATATGTTAGGTGATCAGATAGACGTCGCTTTAGCGATTTCTTTGCACGCACCAGACGATAAACTACGCGATGAAATTGTTCCGGTGAATAAAAAGTATCCGATTGAAGAGTTTTTAGCAGGGGTTAGGCGCTATTTGGCAAAATCTAAAGCAAATCAAGGTAAAGTCACCGTTGAGTATGTTATGTTGAATCATATAAATGACAGTACTGATCAGGCGCATGCGTTAGCAAAAGTGTTAGCAGACACGCCTTGTAAAATAAATCTGATACCTTTTAATCCATATCCTGGTTCGCCATACACTTGCTCAAGCAATTCACGCATGGATAGATTTTCTAAGGTACTGATGGACTATAACTTTACGGTTGTCATCAGAAAGACACGCGGCGACGATATTGACGCCGCTTGCGGGCAATTAGTTGGTGACGTTGTTGATAGAACAAAAAGATTATTAAAAAAACAGATGAATGGAAAACCAATTTCGGTAAGAATGACGCAATAA
- the pilW gene encoding type IV pilus biogenesis/stability protein PilW, producing the protein MLKKSVAAIVLCSLLSACVTEPRDPDFAGADAINTDAAAKNRVSLGLTYLNNGNFSQAKANLDKALNFAPKSADAHFAMAYYYQQVDELALTEEYYLKALKLAPENPNIINSYGAFLCEQGRYEKAKSYFLKAVSSKSYVSTAETYENLAICAVDQGKTDEAVGFFESALNHQPTRGKSLFFLAQLQKEQGNYGEAKKTLWKYDRVSRVSPESLWLSYEIAQGLSDTEAALGYGELMKSMFPEHPNTALFKKQMGKFQPVATVKNKRAALAVPPAVQANTQAEVAVTVDEPLNAVENDQSASVEAPSLVKVNKKIKTLAPDAAENKVEEQVQQKVIENAPSLDEAAKREAELEAALSADFNAVSDESASIDGTIEKVDETLATADKAAETTVEQTQDKATQQIDEAASANASYHVVLPKENLYRISLRYNVKMKYLMQWNNLDDSSAIRVGMKLRVKDPKNND; encoded by the coding sequence ATGTTGAAGAAATCCGTAGCTGCTATTGTTCTATGCTCACTGCTAAGTGCGTGTGTAACAGAGCCAAGGGATCCAGATTTTGCTGGTGCTGACGCGATTAACACAGATGCTGCAGCGAAGAATAGAGTGAGCTTGGGCTTAACTTATTTGAATAATGGCAACTTTTCTCAAGCAAAGGCGAACTTAGACAAGGCACTCAATTTTGCACCTAAGTCAGCAGACGCGCATTTTGCGATGGCTTATTATTATCAGCAGGTTGATGAACTTGCGCTAACCGAAGAGTACTATCTTAAGGCGCTTAAATTAGCACCTGAGAATCCAAATATCATCAACAGCTATGGCGCATTTCTTTGTGAGCAGGGTCGCTATGAAAAAGCCAAATCATATTTTTTAAAAGCGGTGTCGAGCAAAAGTTATGTTTCAACAGCTGAAACCTACGAAAACCTAGCGATTTGTGCAGTAGACCAAGGAAAGACAGATGAAGCAGTTGGCTTTTTTGAGTCGGCGTTAAACCATCAGCCAACACGAGGCAAAAGCTTATTCTTCTTAGCTCAATTGCAGAAGGAACAGGGAAACTATGGCGAGGCCAAGAAGACCCTGTGGAAGTACGACCGTGTTTCGCGCGTTTCTCCAGAATCTCTTTGGTTATCTTATGAAATAGCACAGGGTCTCAGTGACACTGAAGCTGCACTGGGCTATGGCGAACTGATGAAGAGTATGTTCCCAGAGCATCCGAACACCGCTCTTTTCAAAAAACAAATGGGTAAATTTCAGCCGGTAGCAACAGTTAAAAATAAACGTGCAGCTCTTGCAGTTCCTCCTGCAGTGCAAGCAAATACCCAAGCTGAAGTTGCCGTTACAGTTGATGAGCCACTAAACGCAGTTGAAAACGACCAAAGCGCATCGGTAGAAGCTCCGTCTTTAGTTAAAGTGAATAAAAAGATAAAAACGTTGGCGCCAGATGCAGCTGAAAATAAAGTCGAAGAACAAGTGCAACAGAAAGTGATAGAAAATGCACCTAGTTTGGATGAAGCGGCGAAACGCGAGGCCGAATTAGAAGCGGCACTGTCGGCTGATTTTAATGCGGTAAGTGATGAGTCTGCAAGCATTGATGGTACTATTGAAAAGGTCGATGAGACGCTCGCAACTGCCGACAAAGCTGCAGAGACGACAGTTGAGCAAACACAAGATAAAGCAACACAGCAAATAGATGAGGCGGCGAGCGCAAATGCCAGTTATCATGTTGTGTTACCAAAGGAAAACTTATATCGAATTTCACTTCGATATAACGTTAAAATGAAATACCTAATGCAATGGAATAACCTTGACGATTCATCCGCTATAAGAGTAGGGATGAAGTTGCGGGTAAAGGACCCAAAAAATAATGACTGA
- a CDS encoding RodZ domain-containing protein, with the protein MTEENSNTKEATVESTQATPGQQLKRGREAMGLTQQQVADRLHLRLGNIQDIETDTHKPGVSITFTKGYVRIYAKLLSMPVDPLLAAFDILHQGEKQPAKLQSFSQRVAKQANDDRWMMVTYLIVFLVIASLVIWWYQQSDKSIMNRLNLFSDTTTEQAQSNNIDEGQSVNAMSNNLSMPDELAIPEEDIKNQNEPSSESDTIAGEAASEIKKAAVESVKQVQAIAEQGPEVIEQAVDELSDMDSPFNDSGDVNDDFASADSQNVNGYSVNSDGTIDVIFTFKEDCWLSVTDANDEVMAVGVKVKGRVMSVSGIPPISVNMCPPSIVDIVFGGAPVDLSKYPRGNPVKFQLSVKGE; encoded by the coding sequence ATGACTGAAGAAAATAGCAATACTAAAGAAGCGACAGTAGAGTCGACGCAAGCTACACCTGGTCAACAGTTGAAAAGGGGTCGCGAGGCGATGGGTTTGACACAGCAACAAGTTGCTGATCGTCTTCACCTGCGCTTGGGTAACATCCAAGATATTGAAACTGACACACACAAGCCCGGCGTCTCTATTACGTTTACAAAAGGGTATGTTCGAATTTATGCCAAATTATTGAGCATGCCTGTGGATCCGTTGCTGGCAGCGTTTGATATTTTGCATCAAGGTGAAAAGCAGCCAGCGAAGCTACAAAGTTTTTCTCAACGCGTTGCGAAGCAAGCAAACGATGACCGTTGGATGATGGTGACCTACCTTATCGTATTTTTGGTGATAGCATCTCTAGTTATTTGGTGGTATCAGCAATCGGACAAGTCGATAATGAACAGATTAAATTTGTTCAGTGATACGACGACAGAACAGGCACAATCGAATAATATCGACGAGGGGCAATCGGTGAATGCAATGAGCAATAACTTGTCTATGCCCGATGAGCTTGCCATACCTGAAGAAGATATTAAAAATCAAAATGAACCTAGCAGTGAGAGCGACACAATTGCAGGTGAAGCTGCCAGTGAAATTAAAAAGGCCGCTGTTGAAAGTGTTAAGCAAGTGCAAGCAATTGCAGAGCAGGGCCCTGAAGTAATTGAGCAAGCGGTAGACGAATTATCCGATATGGACAGTCCATTCAATGATAGCGGCGACGTTAACGACGATTTTGCTAGCGCTGACAGCCAAAATGTAAACGGATACTCGGTTAACAGTGACGGCACGATAGATGTTATTTTTACTTTTAAAGAAGATTGCTGGTTAAGTGTCACAGACGCAAATGACGAAGTGATGGCTGTAGGTGTGAAAGTTAAAGGCAGAGTGATGTCAGTTAGTGGTATTCCACCGATTTCGGTGAATATGTGCCCACCTAGCATAGTAGATATTGTTTTTGGTGGCGCCCCGGTTGATCTTTCCAAATATCCTAGAGGTAATCCTGTTAAGTTCCAACTATCTGTTAAAGGTGAATAA
- the ispG gene encoding flavodoxin-dependent (E)-4-hydroxy-3-methylbut-2-enyl-diphosphate synthase — protein MFSDSPIIRRKSTRINVGNVPIGDGAPIAVQSMTNTNTLDVAATVAQIKRIQGVGGEIVRVSVPTMEAAEAFKLIKQQVNVPLIADIHFDYRIALKVAEYGVDCLRINPGNIGNMERVRSVVDCAKDKNIPIRIGVNGGSLEKEIQEKYKEPTAEALVESAMRHVDILDKLNFDQFKVSVKASDVFLAVGAYRLLAKQIVQPLHLGITEAGGFRSGAVKSAVGLGMLLAEGIGDTIRISLAADPIEEIKVGFDILKSLRIRARGINFIACPSCSRQEFDVIATVNALEQRVEDILTPMDVSIIGCVVNGPGEAEVSDLGLTGARNMSGFYLDGKRQRERLSNDDLVDQLEKRIRAKAAQLDEKNRIKVTDISS, from the coding sequence ATGTTTTCTGATTCTCCGATCATTCGGCGTAAATCAACCAGAATAAACGTAGGTAATGTTCCTATCGGTGACGGTGCACCTATTGCAGTGCAGTCGATGACTAATACCAATACTTTAGACGTTGCTGCAACAGTTGCTCAAATAAAGCGCATTCAAGGCGTTGGCGGTGAAATCGTTCGAGTATCGGTGCCAACGATGGAAGCGGCAGAAGCATTCAAACTAATCAAACAGCAAGTTAACGTTCCGTTGATTGCCGATATTCATTTCGATTATAGAATTGCGTTGAAAGTGGCAGAGTACGGTGTCGATTGTCTCAGAATAAATCCGGGTAATATCGGCAATATGGAGCGCGTTAGGTCGGTTGTTGACTGCGCAAAAGACAAGAACATCCCTATTCGAATTGGCGTAAACGGCGGGTCCTTAGAGAAAGAAATCCAAGAGAAATATAAAGAGCCAACGGCCGAAGCACTGGTTGAGTCAGCAATGAGGCATGTCGATATTCTCGATAAACTCAATTTTGATCAATTTAAAGTGAGCGTCAAAGCATCGGATGTATTTTTAGCTGTTGGTGCATATCGCCTATTAGCGAAGCAAATTGTGCAACCACTGCATTTAGGTATTACTGAAGCGGGCGGTTTCCGTTCTGGCGCAGTAAAAAGTGCGGTAGGGCTGGGTATGCTTTTGGCAGAAGGTATTGGCGATACCATTAGGATCTCACTTGCAGCGGATCCAATTGAAGAGATTAAAGTAGGCTTTGATATTTTGAAGTCGTTGAGAATTAGAGCACGCGGCATCAACTTTATCGCTTGCCCAAGTTGTTCACGTCAAGAGTTTGATGTTATAGCTACAGTCAATGCCCTTGAACAGCGAGTTGAAGACATTCTAACGCCCATGGACGTTTCGATTATTGGCTGCGTTGTAAACGGGCCCGGTGAAGCGGAAGTTTCTGATTTAGGATTAACTGGCGCTCGCAACATGAGTGGTTTTTATTTGGACGGCAAGCGTCAGCGCGAGCGTTTATCCAATGATGACCTAGTGGATCAGTTAGAAAAGCGTATTCGAGCAAAAGCCGCGCAGCTGGACGAGAAAAACCGAATCAAAGTGACCGATATCAGCAGCTAA
- the hisS gene encoding histidine--tRNA ligase, with protein sequence MAKTIQAIRGMNDCLPSQTGIWQFVESNIRRVVANYGYQEIRTPIVESTDLFKRSIGEVTDIVEKEMYTFEDRNGDSLTLRPEGTACCVRAGNQHGLLYNQQQRLWYMGPMFRHERPQKGRYRQFHQFGVEAYGLDGPDIDVEMILIGARLWQAFGIADKVELQINSLGSAEARAAYKEVLVTFLQGHHDQLDEDSQRRLLSNPLRVLDSKNPAVQEIVKDAPKLIDHLDDESQAHFSLLCERLDNLGIQYTVNPSLVRGLDYYNRTVFEWVTQLLGAQGTICAGGRYDGLVEQLGGKASPAVGFAMGLERLVLLVESLDESLYANNAVDIYLMPIGEQAESEATKIAEQVRNELPTVKVQQHCGGGNFKKQMKKAMASDAAIAMIIGDDELANASVSIKYLKQDKPQASVFLSELSAIAEWL encoded by the coding sequence GTGGCAAAGACTATTCAAGCAATCAGAGGTATGAACGACTGCTTACCATCGCAAACTGGTATATGGCAGTTTGTTGAGTCAAATATACGCCGTGTCGTAGCCAATTATGGTTATCAAGAAATACGTACGCCAATTGTTGAAAGCACCGATTTATTTAAGCGTTCAATTGGTGAAGTCACTGATATAGTCGAAAAAGAAATGTATACCTTTGAGGATCGCAACGGAGATAGTCTCACATTGCGCCCTGAAGGCACTGCGTGTTGCGTAAGAGCGGGTAATCAGCACGGCTTACTGTATAATCAGCAGCAGCGATTATGGTATATGGGTCCCATGTTTAGGCATGAGCGCCCGCAAAAAGGTCGCTATCGCCAGTTCCATCAGTTTGGCGTTGAAGCATACGGTCTTGATGGCCCGGATATTGATGTTGAAATGATTTTGATTGGCGCGCGCCTTTGGCAAGCATTCGGTATTGCCGACAAAGTTGAGCTACAGATAAATTCCTTGGGTTCGGCGGAAGCAAGAGCTGCTTACAAGGAAGTGCTGGTAACGTTTTTACAAGGGCACCACGACCAATTGGATGAAGACAGTCAGCGCAGGTTGTTATCCAACCCACTGCGCGTGCTTGATAGTAAAAATCCAGCCGTACAAGAGATTGTAAAAGACGCGCCAAAACTCATTGATCATTTAGATGATGAATCACAGGCGCATTTTTCACTTTTATGTGAACGTTTAGACAATTTAGGCATCCAATACACAGTTAATCCAAGTTTAGTGCGTGGTTTAGATTACTACAATCGCACTGTTTTCGAGTGGGTAACACAGCTCTTGGGTGCTCAGGGTACTATTTGCGCGGGTGGCAGGTACGATGGTCTCGTTGAGCAGCTCGGAGGCAAAGCTAGTCCCGCTGTTGGTTTCGCTATGGGCTTAGAGCGTTTAGTGTTGCTAGTAGAAAGTCTTGACGAGTCGCTTTATGCAAATAATGCAGTTGATATTTATTTAATGCCAATCGGCGAACAAGCCGAATCGGAAGCAACTAAGATTGCAGAGCAAGTTAGAAACGAGTTACCGACCGTAAAAGTGCAACAGCATTGTGGCGGTGGGAATTTTAAGAAACAAATGAAAAAGGCAATGGCATCAGATGCTGCGATTGCGATGATTATCGGGGATGATGAACTTGCTAATGCGAGCGTCTCGATAAAGTATTTAAAACAAGATAAGCCGCAGGCTAGCGTGTTTTTGAGTGAGTTATCTGCAATAGCAGAATGGCTGTAA
- a CDS encoding tetratricopeptide repeat protein, whose product MERYETEEQQVEAIKGFWKENGTAILVGIGIGLAGLFGWQQYNDMVIEGKETQSMAFQSVLEGIDSENGLTEAEAFAKENGDSGYAVLTSLISAQKAAEKNDFEGAKMHLAMAASNSPSEAIADLAKVRLARIENQLGNTAAALATLDTVVSASYNDQVQEVKGDIYVATKEFDKAKVAYDAVLAEQPQNRVVEMKLSNLNYAATEVAGATQ is encoded by the coding sequence ATGGAACGTTACGAAACCGAAGAACAACAAGTAGAAGCAATCAAAGGCTTTTGGAAAGAAAATGGTACTGCAATATTAGTCGGTATCGGCATCGGCTTAGCTGGCTTGTTCGGTTGGCAGCAGTACAACGACATGGTTATCGAAGGTAAAGAAACCCAATCAATGGCATTTCAAAGTGTATTAGAAGGCATTGATTCAGAAAATGGATTGACAGAAGCAGAAGCGTTCGCAAAAGAAAACGGTGATTCGGGCTATGCTGTGTTAACAAGTTTAATTTCTGCTCAGAAAGCTGCTGAAAAAAACGATTTTGAAGGCGCAAAAATGCACTTGGCGATGGCGGCAAGCAATTCTCCTAGTGAAGCAATTGCAGATTTAGCAAAAGTTCGTTTAGCGCGTATTGAAAATCAACTAGGTAATACTGCCGCTGCACTTGCAACTTTAGACACTGTCGTGAGTGCCTCATACAACGACCAAGTGCAAGAAGTTAAAGGCGATATTTACGTTGCAACGAAAGAATTCGATAAAGCAAAAGTTGCGTATGATGCTGTGCTCGCTGAACAACCGCAAAATCGTGTAGTGGAAATGAAACTGAGTAACTTAAACTATGCTGCAACTGAAGTGGCAGGTGCTACCCAGTGA